The Stigmatella aurantiaca DW4/3-1 genome contains the following window.
TCTGGCCGATGGGAAGATCATCCTCAATGGCCGTGCCCTGCTCGGCTCGGATGTCGCCATCCGCCGGGGCCACCTGCGCCTGCCCGATGGAGGTGTCTACCAACTCGTCCCCGGCGAGTCCCAACGCTTCAAGGCCTACCGCGTCCAGCACAACCAAGCCCGCGGCCCCTATAAAGGAGGCATCCGCTACCACCGCGAGGTGTCCCTGGACCTCTTCAAGGCCCTGGCCGCGGAGATGACCTGGAAGACGGCCATCTCCGAGGTCCCCTTCGGCGGCGGCAAGGGCGGCATCCAGATCGATCCGCGCCAGTACGGCAAGGAGGAGCTGGAGAACATCACCTTGCGCTTCATGTACAAGCTCAAGAACCTCATCGGGCCCAACATCGACATCCCCGCCCCGGACGTGGGCACCAACGGGGAGATCATGGCCCTCATGTACCGGCAGTACTCGGACGGTGAGCGCGAGCGCCACCACCTGCGCGGCATCGTCACCGGCAAGGACGTGCGCATCGGCGGCTCCGAGGGCCGCGCCAAGGCCACCGGCCAGGGCGTCGCCTTCTGCATCGAGGACTACTACGCCGATCGCGGCGAGTCCGTGAAGGGGAAGACCTTCATCCTCCAGGGCTTCGGCAACGTGGGCAGCCACGGCGCCGCCATCCTCTCCAGCATGGGCGCCCGCCTGCTGGCCGTGAACGACGCCGACGGCACCATCTTCAACGGGGATGGCATCGACGTGAACGCGCTCATGGCCTACGTCCAGGATCCGCAGAACCTCAAGCGCAGCGTCCTCGGCTTCCCGGGCGCCCAGCGCATCGAGAAGAAGGACCTCTGGGACATTCAGGCAGACATCCTGCTGCCCGCGGCACTCGGCGGGGAGATCACCGCGGGCATCGCCGAGCGGCTCAAGGTCAAGCTCGTCGCCGAGGGCGCCAACGGCCCCACCACCCCCGAGGCCGACCGCGTGCTCCTCAAGCGCGGCATCGATCTCATCCCGGACATCATCGCCAACGCGGGCGGTGTGACGGTGAGCTACTACGAGTGGATCCAGAACAAGCGCATGGAGCGCTGGAGCGAGGCCGAGGTGGATCAGCGCCTGGAGAAGGCGATGAAGCGCAACTACCGCATCATCCGCGACATCTCCCGCAACCAGCCGCGCAAGACCGAGATGCATGACAGCCGTCCGTACTGCATCGGCAAGAGCGTGGACCCGCGCTGCGCCGCGATGATCCTCGCCCTCAAGCGCATCGAGGCCCACTACCTCCTCGAAGGCTTCTCGCAGTAGGCCCCCGCCGCCGCCTTGGGCGGCCGCGAGCCTCTTCCTGGGCACGGTCCGTTTCGCGGGCCGTGCCCTTCGTCCGTCAGTGCATCACCCGCTCGCGGTCCACCAGCAGCAGGGGCGCGTCATCCTGCGTCTCGTAGGCGACGACCCGCAGGCCCACGCCGCGGCTGTTGCCCTCCCGCCCATCCTTGCGCCCGTAGGCCAACGCCACCTGGTAGCGCACCTCGCACAGGCACGTCATCTCCGTGCCGTCCTCCCCCGCGAAGGTGACCTTCAGCTTCTCGCCCAGCGGCATGGGCTCGCGCGTCTCCACGAACATGCCTCGGGCACTGATGTTGCGTCCGATGCCCCGCGTCATTCCATCCCGCGTGCTCAAGTACACCGTGAAAACCTTGTCGAACCGAAGGTTTGAGCGCCGTTCTTCCACGCGAGCATGCCTCCCAGAGGGGGTTGATGCGCTCAACCTACATGGTGGTTTCATGTAGTCAAAATATCCACCCTGGTATACCTTGACGCACCCTGTCGCCCCCCTCCGGAATCGCGCGGCGGCGGACAGAGGGGGCGTGGAGCCCGGTATCATGGGCTTTGGTTTGATCCCCTCCCCTCCCTGGAAAGCCCGCGCCGTGATCCGTTGCCTCCTGGTCCTCTGCTTGCTGCTGCCCGCGTTCGCCCATGCGGATGTGGACCCCCGCTTCGCCCGGCTGAGGGACACCGCCGAGCCCCTGGGGGGATTGGGGGCGTTTCTCGAGCGCTACATCGGTGAGTGCGGAAGCCTGTTCGCCTCCTCGGACTGCCGCACCAAGGCGGACGCCTTCCGCAAGCACTACCGGGGCAAGCGGATGTACATGATCGTCACCGAGGAAGTGGCGACCATGGTCGCCCCCGGCGCCTACCAGCCGAACAGCGGCAACTTCTCCATCCACGTCACCCCGTCCTTCCCCGGCGGCCGCTACACCCTCACCGAGGGCACCCCCAAGAAGACGGACGCCGAGGGCAACCCCCTCCTGCCGGTGATGACCGTGACCGGGACATCGCCCCGAGGCTGGAACGGCGGCGTGTTCTCGCGGCTGTTCTCCTCCAAGGGCGTCCGGGTCCAGGTCATCTTCACGCCGCTGGACATCTGGAGCCTGCCCCACCCCAGCGGAGGGAAGACTTTCGGGGTGTCCGCGCGCATCGAGGCCCTGCTCGTGACGGAGGGGCGCACCGGCCAGGAGCTGGGCCTGTGGCTCGACGGGAAGGACGCCCCCAAGAAGAAGTAGGCCTCCCCCGGCCGGGAGCCCGTCAGGGTGCCAGCGCCAGGTACTGCTGCACATCGCCCCGCTGCACGCGCAGCAGGACGTTGGGGCCCATCTCGCCCCGCTCCAGGATCGCGCGCACGCCCGCCACATCCTTCACGCGCCGCCGGTTCACCTCGGTGATGACATCCCCCGCCGTCACCCCGGCCTGCGCCGCGGCGCTGCGGGGAACCACCCCCGTGACGAGCGCCCCCGAGTACGCGGTGTTGCCCGTGGAGGCGGCCACCTCCGGGGACAGATCCTTCAGCATCAGCCCCAGTTCGTCCATGTTCCCAGGGCTGGCCAGCGCCTGCAGCGTCTCGGGCGCCGGGCGCGCGGCCAGCTTCACCGACACCTCCTGCTTGGCGCCCTCGCGCATCAACGTCAGCTTCGTCTCCGTGCCGGGAGCCAGCAGCGCCACCTTGCGCAGCAGTTGGAGGTAGGAATCGATGGTCTTGCCGTTGACGGCCAGGACTTGATCCCCCGAGCGAATGCCCGCCTCCGCGGCGGGACTGCGGCGATAGACATGCCGCACCACCAGGTAGCGCTCGACCTGCCCGGCGTGCGCATCGTCGATGTCCACGCCCAGCCACCCTCGCTCCAGGCGCCCGTTCTCGCGCAGGTTGGGCAGCAGATCCTTCACCAGGTTGATGGGCACCGCGAAGCCAATGCCTTGCCCCTGGCTCATGATGGCGGTGTTCACCCCCACCACCTCGCCGCGCATGTTGAACAAGGGCCCGCCGGAATTGCCGGGGTTGATGAGCGCATCCGTCTGGATGAAGTCATCGAAGACATCCACGCCCAGCACGCGCTCCTTCGCGGAGATCATCCCGTGAGACACCGAGTGGTCCAACCCAAACGGGTTGCCGATGGCGACCACCCAGTCTCCCACCTCGAGGCGATCCGAGTCTCCCAGGTACACCGCCGGCAGTGGCGCGGGCCCCACGCCTCGCAGCCGCAGCAACGCCACATCCGTGGAGGCATCCCGGCCCACCACCTCGGCGGGAAACTCCCGGCCGTCCGACAACCCCACATCGATGCTCTGGGCCCGGGCCACGACGTGGTTGTTCGTCACCACCAAGCCGTCCGGGGTGAGCACGAAGCCTGAGCCCGTCGAACGCCCCGCGGAGCTGGAGCGGGGCTGGGCGTTCAATGTGCTGATGCGAACGACGCTCGCCTCCACCGCGCGGATCAGCGGCGCCAGCGAGGTGGGCGGCACGAACTCGGGAATGTCCGCCCCCTTCCCGGCGGGCCGTTCCCGCCAGAGCGCCAGGGAGTTGGCTTCCGCGCGGTGCTCCTGCTCCGCCATCCAGACGGCGTGCTCACGCGACCGGGCTTGGAGCCACGGGTTCAGCCCCCCTTCGGCCCAGGCGGACGTGACGAATGCCAGGAAGAACAGCAGGCAGAAAGGGGCAAGAACGTGATGGCGCATGAGAGGACACATGACGGCAGGGGAAACAGCCACCCCTCCCGCCTATTTCCCCTGGGGCGGCCGGTCAAGCCTGTGCGGGCGGAACGTACTTCGCCACCTTCACCCGCGCGGGCCGGATGATCCGGTCCTTTAGCCGGTAACCCGCCCGGATCTCCGCCACCACCCGCTGGTCTTCCTGCGGCTCAGGGGTGATCTCCATGTCGGCGGCCTCGGCCGTGTTGGGGTCATACATCTGCCCCACCACTTGAATCCGCTCGATGCCCGCGGCCTGTACCTTGGCCAGCAGCCCATCCCGGATCATCCGGACCCCCTGGCCCAGCGAGGAGTTCGCCCCCGGGCCGCTCATGGTGAGGCAGCGATCCAGCTCGTCGATGGCCTCCAGCAACGTCACGGCCACGTTGCCGCGCTCCACGTCGATCATCCGCTCCCGCTCGCGCGAGAGCCGCTGCTTGAACTCCTCGCGGTCCTTGTCGAGCGTCTGATACGCCCGCGCCAGCTCATCCAGGCGGCGCCGGGTGGCCTCCAGCTCGGTCTCCAGTCGCTGCCGCTCCGCGTCTGCCGCTGCCCCGGTGGCCTCCTGCCGGGGAGGCGCCTCCTCCGGAGACGCCGAGGCATCCGCGGAAGTGGGCTGCGTGGGCTCCGCGGCGGGGGCCTGCTCCTGCTTTCCATTCTGGGTATGGCCGTTCATATGAACCTGCGCCGAGTCAGTGGCGCGCCTGGGCGCGCCCGGGTGGGTGTCGCTGATTGCCTACATCGCTGAACAGGCCGAACCTAACCGGCAGCACAGGCCTGTCAACGCGCGACCCACGGGTGCTCGCACTAGTGCTCGGAAGGCGCGGCCTCCTGCTCGAGCAGAAAGCCGTGGTCCACTTGCCCCGTCACCTCGTCGATAATCTCCACCTGCGCCGCACGCAGTGAGTAGTACAGCAGCCAACGCTCCGCCGCCGTGAGCGTCCCCGAAGGCAGGGCCTTTTCGATCTCCTGCACCGTGAGCCGCCCGTCCCTCAGCCCCTTGGCGAACAGCGCTTTCCGGGCCACATAGCTCTTGCCAATCCTGTTCTCCACGGAAGCCTCCTCCTCGTCTACCCAAGGTAATCCGCCCGCTAAAATGCCGCAGGGGGCCCCGGCAACAGGCCCCCTGCGTGGTCCTCAAGCAAGCAATCAGACGTCGCGCGACGAGCGAGCGTGCTGGGTGGGCGGTGTGCCCTCCTGGTTCTCGGTCGGGTGCGCGGAGACCACCTGCCGGGCCTCGGGGTGCAGCAACCCCCGGTCCGGCACCACCTTGGGTCCCAGCAGGATCGCCATGGCGTCCTCTTCCACGACCTCGGTGGCCAGCAACCGGGCCGCCAGTGCGTGCACCTTGTCCTTGTGGTTGGAGAGCACCTCCCGGGCCCGGTCGAGCGCCTCGCTGACGAGCTTGTTCACTTCCTCGTCCACCATGCGCGCCGTCTGTTCGGAGTAAGTGCGCGACTCGGGCAGCCCCGCCGAGCGCAGGAAGCCTGGGCCATGATCCGCGCCCAGCGCCACCGGCCCCAGCGAGCTCATGCCGTAGTCCCGCACCATCGCCCGGGCGATCTCCGTGGCCTGTTTGATGTCGTTCGAGGCACCGGTGGAGATCTCCCCGATGAAGAGCTCCTCCGCGGCCCGGCCGCCCATCATCCCCGCCATCTTGTCGCGCAACTCCTCCAGCGACATGAGGTACCGGTCCTCCAGCGGCAGCGACATGGTGTAGCCCAGCGCCGCCAGGCCGCGCGGGATGATGGACACCTTCGTCACCCGCTCCGCGTGGGGCAGCATCCAGCCCACCACGGCATGGCCGGCCTCGTGGTGCGCGACGATGTCCTTCTCGCGCTCGTTCATCCGGCGGTTCTTCTTCTCCAGGCCCGCCACCACCCGCTCGATGGCCTCCTCGAAATCCGCCCGCGTCACCGCGTCCCGGTTGCGCCGCGCGGCCAAGAGCGCCGCCTCGTTCACCACGTTGGCCAGGTCCGCGCCCGCGAACCCCGGCGTGCGCGCCGCCAGGCCCTTCAGGTCCACGTCCGGCCCCAGCTTCACCTGCCGCGAGTGGATCTCCAGCACGCGCTCACGGCCCCGCTTGTCCGGCCGATCCACCAGCACCTGGCGATCGAAGCGTCCCGGGCGCATGAGGGCGCTGTCGAGAATCTCCGGACGGTTGGTGGCCGCCAGGATGATGAGGCCCGTGCGCCCATCGAAGCCGTCCATCTCCGCCAGCAACTGGTTGAGTGTCTGCTCACGCTCGTCATGGCCTCCGGCCACGCCCGAGTTGCGGCTCTTGCCGATGGCGTCCAGCTCGTCGATGAAGATGATGCACGGGGCCTTGGCGGTGGCCTGGCCGAACAGATCCCTCACGCGCGCAGCGCCCACGCCCACGAACATCTCCACGAACTCGGAGCCCGAGAGGCTGAAGAAGGGCACCCCCGCTTCACCCGCAACGGCCCGGGCCAGCAGCGTCTTGCCCGTTCCCGGAGGGCCCACCAGGAGCACGCCCTTGGGAATGCGCCCGCCCAGGCGGCGGAACTTCTCTGGCGTCTTGAGGAACTCGACGATCTCGCTCAGCTCCTCCACGGCCTCGTCCACACCGGCCACGTCCTTGAAGCCCACGCCGGTGTCGGCCTCCGCCTGCACCTTCGCGCGTGTCTTGCCGAAGCTCATCACGCTCTGCGGCCCCTGGCCCATGCCCCCAGCCACCCGCCGCATCATGAAACTCCAGAACAGGAACACCAGCAGCATGGGGATGAGCCAGATCCACAGCACATCCGAGATGCCGGACTGGGGCACGGCCTCGTACTGAACGCCCTTCTGCTCCAGCAGGTCGACGAGCTTGTCGTCCCCCGGGACGCGGTAGGCCATCCACGGCAGCGAGGGCAGCTCGCCCCGCAACGATCGCTCCTGGCCCTGCGGCACCGGAGGCTGCGGGGAGGTGTCCTTGAGGGTGCCCTTCACCCACTCCGGTGAGACATAGACCCGGGTGAACTGTCCATTTTCCACCGCCTGCCGGAACTGGCTGTAGCTGACCCGGCGCACCCCCGCGTCATGGAAGACCTGACGGAACAGCAAGAAGCCCAGAACCAATAAAAGGATGTAGCCCAGCGGAGAGCCGAGCTTGAATCCCTTGGTCGACGCCGGCTTCTCCGGCTTCTTGGGCCCTCGGCCCATTCCAGAAGGTGTTGGTTCCTGCTTCATCGTCGGCACGCTCGCCCCTCCCCCGGGACCTTGCCCATGTGGCAAGGCATCACACCTGCGGGCCAAAGATGGTCACCTTCGTCTGTCCGTCAACCCGAGCTGCCAGCCCCCCTTGTCAACGTGTCAACAGACCGTCATCGGCAGCGGGTTCGATACATCGGTTGCCCCGTGAACTCCGAGCCCAACAGGTATCCGTCCCCATCGGCCAGGAACGCGATGGCCTCGGCCTGAGCCTGGCTGGCCCCAGGCACCTCCACCACCTGTCCTCCCATCAGGGCCGCGAGATCCGGGGCCTTGGGGCGGCGGACCTCCCACACGCGCGTGTAGGTGCGCAGCAGCAGCCGCTCCCCGGAAGGGTGCAGGGAAGCCCCCGTCGTCATGCGATCCACCCCCGAGGGCGCCTGGAGCGTCCCGAGCCGCGAGGCCCGGCCGGTCTCGCCCGGCCTCAGGTTCTCCAGCACGTAGACGTCGCCCAGCGATTCGGGGGTTTTGGTGATGACGGCCAGCTGGCCCGTGCTCGCATTCATGATGAGCGCCTCGGCATCGTGATGACCATCAGGGTAGACGAACGCCAGCGGTTCCACGGGGAGGGTGGCATCGGCGAGCTGCGTGGGCTCGGGCAACCGGAACAAGCGCACCTGCTGCCGGTCCCGGAGGTTGTCCCCGATGTCCGCCAGGTAGACGCAGGAGGCGGCTCTCTGCCCGGGCGCACAGGGCCCCACGGCGACGTCCTCGAGATCGAGCGGGGACGCTCCCGTCAGCGTGAGGGTGGCCAGCACCTTGCCCCCTTCATCGATGGCGTAGAGCCGGAAGCCGTTGTCCGAGTCGTTGTGGGCCCAGAAGACGCCTGGGTGAAGCGCACTGGCCGCCAGCCCGGACAGCTCTGGCAGCTCCGGGGGCACGGCGCCTGTGTGCTGAGGCTCGCTATAAAGGATGCAGCCAGGCACTCCGTCCGCGGGCACGTACCGGGAGGAGCCCCCTGCGTCCGGCGAGGAGGGAGGCGTGGGCAGGGAACGCGAGCAGGCACACAGCACGCCCACCAGCAGCCCCCACGCCAGGCGGCTCACTTCAGGTGTCCAGATCGAGCAGTTTCGCCAGGGTTCGCGCATCCGCATCCGGGAACTGGTACTGCGACATCTCCTCCAACAACACCCAGCGGTGGTCGTGCACGCGCAGGTGCTGGATGGGGGCCGCCGGGTCGCTCAGCCGACAGCGGAAGACGCGGAAGTCGATGTCATAGGTCGGGTACTCGTGCCGGGTGTGCATCGCCTGCTCGAGCACCACCACCCCGACGCCCATCTCCTCTTGGATCTCCCGGGCCAGGGCCTCGGGATCGGTCTCGCCCTCTTCCACGCGGCCCCCGGGAAACTCCCAGAGCAGGGGCAACGACGCCTTGGGCGGACGCTGGGTGATGAGGTAGCGCCCTTCTTCGTTCTGAAGCATCGCGCCGACAACGCGGACCTGACGGCGACCCATACGCCTCTCCTGTTCTTGCGAAAGGAGGGGCGGCGTAACACAGCGACTGCCCTCACGCCAACCACCCCCATCCCGGTTTGAGGCCCGCCAGGCCGCCCCCCTCTCCGGTCAGGGAGAAGACCCCCGTTTGCGCCGCCTCTCGCCCCCAGACGCCACCCGCCGGGGCGCAGCGCTCCGGGGCCGCTGGCGCGGGGCCGCGTGGACCAGGGCCGCCACCTCGCGCTCCGCTTCGGGCCGGCCGTACATCGGCCCCAGGCGAAACAGGTGCATGCGCAGGTCGTGGCCAAACTCCGCGCACGAGCCATAGCGATCGCTGCGCCGGGGCGACAGGGAGCGGCGGAGGATGGGGCGCAAGCCCGTGGGCAGCATGCGCGTGGCCTCCATCACGTCCCGTGCCGTCAGCGACCGGATGCGCTGGACAAACCCCTCGCTGAGGGTGCGCAGTTGCGTCTTCAAATCCGCGACGAGCACGGCCCCCGCCCGGTCCCGGGGACCCAGGGCCTGCGCCTCGTCCATGCGGCGCCTCAGCTCTCGCATCTCCTGGGAGAGCCGCTCAGCCCCCTCCACCAGGGGCCTGCCGGTGAGCACATGAAAGAGCACGGCCCCCAACGAGAACTGATCCGTGCGCCCATCCAGCATCCCCTTCCGGGTCAGCTCGGGAGAGGCATAGGCGAGGTTGCCGGGCAGGGCATCGTCCTCCGTGGGCTGGCGCCCCGGCAGCGTTGACCAGACGGTCCCAAAGTCGGTGAGCTTCACCTCTCCCCGCCGGCCCACGACCAGGGTGAGGGGCGACACGTTGCGGTGGACCAGCCGCAGCCAGCGGCCGTCCTCACTGGTGAGCTCGTGGGCGTGGTGGAGCGCATCCGCCACCTCGACCCCCAGGTAACAGGCAAAGGCCTCCGACAAGGGATTGCCCGTCAGAACCGAGAGCTCCAGGAGCGAGTCCAGCCGGTGGCCCTCCACGTGTTCCAGGACGAGGTAGGGGTCTCCCGTGGTGCCCTGCACATCGTGCAGCCCGGCGATGCCCGGGTGGTGGAGCCGCGAGGTGACGGCCACTTCCTCCATGAGCCGCCGGTAGTCCTCCTCCCGGCAGTCGCGGCTCAGACGCTTGAGCACGACGTAGTCGCCCGACGTCTTGTCGAAGTGCCGCCGCGCCAGCAGCAGTTCCCCGTGCCAGGTCTGCTCCAAGGGGCGGATGAGTTCGTACGTCGTATGCCCGGACTGCAGCAGCACCGGACCGGCGGACGGGGGGGGGCCCGAGGGCGGGCTCGTCATGGACAGGCTCCTCTCTCCGCGGGGACGGAAGGTGCTCCCGCAGGACAACCCTGAAGGTAAATTTACCGCCACTCTACGTCGAGAGTTGCCTCCAATTGAAAGATCGAGTGGAAAGACGCGGCACACGCGATGGCGTACGCTGCACATCCCAACGGAGTCTGCCGCCCATGAGTCAGAGACAACGGGCCCTGGCCCTCGGTGCCGCCCTCCGGGCCGCGCGCGAGAAGACGGGGCTCTCCCAAGAGGAGGTCGCCACCCGCGTCGAGTTGCACCCGATGACCTACGGGGGCATCGAGCGGGGCCGCCTGCTGCCCAGCGTCTCCACGCTGACGCGGCTGTGCGTCGTGCTGAAGGTCGACCCGGATGACCTGCCCGACCTCCAGGACCTCCAGGATTAGAATCTGCCACCGCACCTGACAGAAACGCTTGTCGTACGAGGGTGCGCTACGCCCTCTCTCAGGTCCACTCCTGAGCAGGGGCCACACTGATGACGATCGACTTGGAGGTGGGCGTGCGGCTCTTCTCGGCGAGGCTGTCGATGGGAACTAGCACGTTGGTCTCGGGGAAGTAGGTCGCTGCGCACCGTCGCGGAATCCGATAGGGCACCACCACGAAACGGTGTGCCACGCGCGTCTCTCCCCGGAAGTGGCTCGTCAGATCGACGCTCTGACCCTCCTCCAGCCCGAGCGACTCGATGTCCTCCGGGTTCATCAACACCACTCGTCTGCCGTTGCGGATGCCCCGATAGCGGTCGTCTAGACCGTATATCGTGGTGTTGTATTGATCGTGGCTCCGCAAGGTCATCATCAGCAGTTGGCCAGGGCCTAGCTCGATGCGCGGCAGCGGGTGCACGGTGAAGTGCGCCTTGCCGCTGGGCGTGGTGAAGCGCCCCTCGCGCGGGCCGTTGGGCAGATAGAAGCCGCCCGGCTCCCGCACCCGCTGGTTGAAGCGCTCGAAGCCCGGAACGACCCGGGAAATGAACTCGCGGATGCGATCGTAATCCTCCACCCCTCCCGCCCAATCCACCCGGCTGCGCGCGCCGAGCGTCGCCCGGGCCAACGAGGCGACGATGTCCGGCTCACTGCGCAGGGTCGTGGCCGCAGGCTCCACCGTGCCCCGCGAGGTGTGCACCACCCCCATCGAGTTCTCTACCGTGACGAACTGCTCTCCTCCCGCCTGGGTGTCGCGCTCGGTCCGCCCCAGGCACGGCAAGATGAGCGCCCGCCGTCCATGAATGAGGTGACCCCGGTTGAGCTTGGTGGACACATGTGCGGTGAGGCGCGTCCGGCGCAGGGCCTCGGCGGTGAACTCGGTGTCTGGTGTCGCCGAGAGGAAGTTGCCTCCCAGGGCAAACAGGACCTTCACCCTCCCCTCGTGCATGGCTCGGATGGTGGCCACCGTGTCCAAGCCGGGGCGCTGCGGCGGCGTGAAACCAAACTCACGCCCCAATGCCTCCAGGAACGCCGCGGAAGGCTTCTCCAGAATGCCCATGGTGCGATCGCCCTGCACATTGCTGTGGCCTCGCACCGGACACAGCCCCGCGCCCGGCCTTCCAATGTTGCCGCGCAGCAACGCCAGATTGACGACCTCTTGGATGTTGGCCACCGCGTTGCGGTGCTGGGTGAGCCCCATCGCCCAACAGAAGATCGTTGCCTCCGAGCGGGCCAGGATCTCCGCGGCGGCGAGGATCTCGTCGCGCGGCACCCCGCTCTGCTCCACCACCTCGTCCCAGGACAGGGCACGCAGGGCCGCTGCATACGCCTCGAACCCCACCGTGCGCTGGGAGATGAACTCCCGGGCCAGCACCCGGCCCGGAAACTTGGCATCCTCTTCCAGCAAAGCCTTGCCCAGCCCCTGAAGGAGGGCCACATCCCCATTGATGCGCACCTGAAGCCACAGCCGGTTGATGGCCGTTCCGGGCCCGAGGAGCTGAAGGGGCTCCTGCGGGTGCTTGAAGCGGTTGAGGCCCGTCTCGGGCAGCGGGTTGATGCTGACGATCTGGCACCCCCGGCGCGCGGCGGCCTGGAGCGAGGTGAGCATCCGTGGGTGGTTGGTCCCCGGGTTCTGCCCGATGACGAAGATGGCCTCGGCCTTGTCGAAGTCCTCCAGCGTCACCGTCCCCTTGCCAATACCAACCGTCTCGACGAGCGCCGCCCCGCTGGACTCATGGCACAGGTCCGCACAGTCCGGCAGGTTGTTGGTCCCGAACTGCCGGACGAAGAGCTGGTAGAGGAACGCCGCCTCGTTGCTGGTGCGCCCGGAGGTGTAGAAGCACGCCTGGTCCGGTGAGTCCAAGGCGTTCAGCTCCTCGGCCACCAGCGCGAACGCCTCCTCCCACGAGAGCGGCTCATAGTGGGTGGCCCCATCGCGCAGCACCATGGGGTGCGTCAACCGTCCCTGCTTGCCCAGCCAGTGGTCTGTCTGCCGCGACAGCTCCTCCACGCTCCACTGACGGAAGAACTCGGGCGTCACCCGCGCCGTTGTGCCCTCCTCCGCCACCGCCTTGGCGCCGTTCTCGCAGAACTCCGTCACGGTGCGGTGGGCGTCCGGGTCTGGCCACGCACAGCCGGGGCAATCAAAGCCATCCTTCTGGTTGACCTTGAGCAGCAATTGGGCACCTCGCACCAGCCCCATCTGCCCGAAGACGTGCTGAAGCGAGGAGACCACCGCGGGCACACCGCCGGCGACTTCCTTGGCGGGCCCGATCTCGGGCGGGTTCTCCTCCAAGGGAGGCTGGGCACTGGGACGAGCCACCGCCAGTTCCTCCGGTGAGCCCCGCTTCGCCGCCTGCCCGCTGCCCTGCTTGTCCGCCATGGCGTCTCCTCCGCGCGAGCCTAGCACCCGGAGCGCGGTCCCCTCACCGGCCCCCCGTTCTTGCCTCCTCGCCGAGCGCCGAGGTGGACACCGCATAAACGGTGGGCACCACGGCACGGACACAATGCGATCGCCCAATCAGGCTCTCGGCGTGGCCCAGGAAAAGGTAACCCGTGGGCGCGAGGTGTCCAAGCAGCCGCTGGACGGTCCGCTGCCGGGAAACGTCGTCGAAGTAGATGAGCACGTTCCGGCAGAACAGCAGATCGAACGGCCCCTCCACCGGATAGAAGGCCGAATGGAGGTTCACCCGCTGGAAACGCACCTGCTCGCGCAGTTCGGGGCCCGCCTTCATCCACCCTTCTTGGGTGCCGGTCCCCCTCAGCATGTAAGCCTTGAGGTACTCCATTGGAATGTCGGCGGCCTTCTCCTGAGGCCACACCGCCTGCCGGGCCTGCGCCAGGATTCGCGTCGACAGGTCCGAGGCCAGAATCTCCAGCCGCCAGCCCTCCCACTCCGGGAGCCGGTGGCTCAGCAACATCGCCAGGGAGAAAGGCTCCTCGCCCGTCGAGCAACCCGCGCTCCACACGCGCACCGTCCGTGTTCCCTGGTCCGTGGCCCCCTGAGCGCGCCACCTCGGAAGGACTTCCTGCTCCAGGAACTCGAAGTGCTTGGGCTCCCGGAAAAAGCTCGTCTCGTGGGTGCAGATGGCATCCAACAGTTGCACCCGCTCCGTGACGTCCCCCTCCACCCGGCGCAGGTATGCCTCGGCGGAAAGGTCTCCCAGCTCTCGCAGCCGACGCGACAGGCGCCCCATCAACAGCGCTCGCTTCGCGGGGCC
Protein-coding sequences here:
- the ftsH gene encoding ATP-dependent zinc metalloprotease FtsH, coding for MGRGPKKPEKPASTKGFKLGSPLGYILLLVLGFLLFRQVFHDAGVRRVSYSQFRQAVENGQFTRVYVSPEWVKGTLKDTSPQPPVPQGQERSLRGELPSLPWMAYRVPGDDKLVDLLEQKGVQYEAVPQSGISDVLWIWLIPMLLVFLFWSFMMRRVAGGMGQGPQSVMSFGKTRAKVQAEADTGVGFKDVAGVDEAVEELSEIVEFLKTPEKFRRLGGRIPKGVLLVGPPGTGKTLLARAVAGEAGVPFFSLSGSEFVEMFVGVGAARVRDLFGQATAKAPCIIFIDELDAIGKSRNSGVAGGHDEREQTLNQLLAEMDGFDGRTGLIILAATNRPEILDSALMRPGRFDRQVLVDRPDKRGRERVLEIHSRQVKLGPDVDLKGLAARTPGFAGADLANVVNEAALLAARRNRDAVTRADFEEAIERVVAGLEKKNRRMNEREKDIVAHHEAGHAVVGWMLPHAERVTKVSIIPRGLAALGYTMSLPLEDRYLMSLEELRDKMAGMMGGRAAEELFIGEISTGASNDIKQATEIARAMVRDYGMSSLGPVALGADHGPGFLRSAGLPESRTYSEQTARMVDEEVNKLVSEALDRAREVLSNHKDKVHALAARLLATEVVEEDAMAILLGPKVVPDRGLLHPEARQVVSAHPTENQEGTPPTQHARSSRDV
- a CDS encoding (deoxy)nucleoside triphosphate pyrophosphohydrolase, whose translation is MGRRQVRVVGAMLQNEEGRYLITQRPPKASLPLLWEFPGGRVEEGETDPEALAREIQEEMGVGVVVLEQAMHTRHEYPTYDIDFRVFRCRLSDPAAPIQHLRVHDHRWVLLEEMSQYQFPDADARTLAKLLDLDT
- a CDS encoding serine/threonine protein kinase, which translates into the protein MTSPPSGPPPSAGPVLLQSGHTTYELIRPLEQTWHGELLLARRHFDKTSGDYVVLKRLSRDCREEDYRRLMEEVAVTSRLHHPGIAGLHDVQGTTGDPYLVLEHVEGHRLDSLLELSVLTGNPLSEAFACYLGVEVADALHHAHELTSEDGRWLRLVHRNVSPLTLVVGRRGEVKLTDFGTVWSTLPGRQPTEDDALPGNLAYASPELTRKGMLDGRTDQFSLGAVLFHVLTGRPLVEGAERLSQEMRELRRRMDEAQALGPRDRAGAVLVADLKTQLRTLSEGFVQRIRSLTARDVMEATRMLPTGLRPILRRSLSPRRSDRYGSCAEFGHDLRMHLFRLGPMYGRPEAEREVAALVHAAPRQRPRSAAPRRVASGGERRRKRGSSP
- a CDS encoding helix-turn-helix transcriptional regulator — encoded protein: MSQRQRALALGAALRAAREKTGLSQEEVATRVELHPMTYGGIERGRLLPSVSTLTRLCVVLKVDPDDLPDLQDLQD
- a CDS encoding FdhF/YdeP family oxidoreductase is translated as MADKQGSGQAAKRGSPEELAVARPSAQPPLEENPPEIGPAKEVAGGVPAVVSSLQHVFGQMGLVRGAQLLLKVNQKDGFDCPGCAWPDPDAHRTVTEFCENGAKAVAEEGTTARVTPEFFRQWSVEELSRQTDHWLGKQGRLTHPMVLRDGATHYEPLSWEEAFALVAEELNALDSPDQACFYTSGRTSNEAAFLYQLFVRQFGTNNLPDCADLCHESSGAALVETVGIGKGTVTLEDFDKAEAIFVIGQNPGTNHPRMLTSLQAAARRGCQIVSINPLPETGLNRFKHPQEPLQLLGPGTAINRLWLQVRINGDVALLQGLGKALLEEDAKFPGRVLAREFISQRTVGFEAYAAALRALSWDEVVEQSGVPRDEILAAAEILARSEATIFCWAMGLTQHRNAVANIQEVVNLALLRGNIGRPGAGLCPVRGHSNVQGDRTMGILEKPSAAFLEALGREFGFTPPQRPGLDTVATIRAMHEGRVKVLFALGGNFLSATPDTEFTAEALRRTRLTAHVSTKLNRGHLIHGRRALILPCLGRTERDTQAGGEQFVTVENSMGVVHTSRGTVEPAATTLRSEPDIVASLARATLGARSRVDWAGGVEDYDRIREFISRVVPGFERFNQRVREPGGFYLPNGPREGRFTTPSGKAHFTVHPLPRIELGPGQLLMMTLRSHDQYNTTIYGLDDRYRGIRNGRRVVLMNPEDIESLGLEEGQSVDLTSHFRGETRVAHRFVVVPYRIPRRCAATYFPETNVLVPIDSLAEKSRTPTSKSIVISVAPAQEWT